The Victivallaceae bacterium genome contains a region encoding:
- the serS gene encoding serine--tRNA ligase yields the protein MLDIKLIRKNPEQCEKLLKRKVSDVSLSEILTLDERIRNLKTESERLVSHKKTLSEKIRLAKSDPNLKIQLIQEVDDLKEKIAFLEQQLTQTKDEFFRRMSYLPNYPEETVPVAEGKEGNIVIKSWSEKPTFNFHPLNHLELNDKHVLFDFERTAKTTGSGWPAYRNLGAKLEWALLSFMMDKQVEHGFELWLPPLLVKKDILFGSGQIPKFDGQYYKVEDGNQSLYLIPTAEVVLNGLHSNEIFRESELPLTYAAFSPCFRREAGAAGAQERGLVRVHQFHKIEMFAFTTPEQNQIIFDKMLATAEDILISLGLHYQLSLLSTGDMSFTACRTIDVEVWLPGQSRYYEVSSISNCSDYQARRSNIRYKDQDNRLHFAHTLNGSGLATPRLMVALLENNQTVDGSIIIPQVLRKYLNGMERIEIL from the coding sequence ATGCTCGACATAAAGTTAATCCGCAAGAATCCCGAACAATGCGAAAAGCTCCTAAAAAGAAAAGTTTCGGATGTTTCCTTATCCGAAATTTTGACTCTTGACGAACGGATCAGAAATCTAAAAACCGAATCCGAACGATTGGTTTCCCATAAAAAAACTCTTTCGGAAAAAATACGATTAGCCAAAAGCGATCCCAATCTAAAGATTCAATTAATTCAAGAAGTTGATGATTTGAAAGAAAAAATCGCTTTTCTTGAACAACAATTGACTCAGACGAAAGACGAATTTTTCCGACGAATGTCGTATCTTCCGAATTATCCGGAAGAAACCGTTCCCGTAGCCGAAGGGAAGGAAGGCAACATCGTTATTAAATCGTGGTCCGAAAAACCTACTTTTAATTTTCATCCTCTAAATCATTTGGAGTTAAACGATAAACACGTTCTGTTTGATTTTGAGAGAACTGCAAAGACGACCGGTTCGGGTTGGCCTGCTTATCGAAATCTCGGAGCCAAACTTGAATGGGCCTTATTATCCTTTATGATGGATAAACAGGTTGAACATGGGTTCGAACTTTGGTTGCCCCCGCTTTTGGTAAAAAAAGACATTTTATTCGGATCGGGGCAAATACCCAAATTCGACGGTCAATATTATAAAGTAGAAGACGGCAACCAAAGTCTTTACCTTATCCCAACCGCAGAAGTCGTATTAAACGGATTGCATTCCAATGAAATATTCCGCGAGTCCGAACTTCCTCTTACTTATGCAGCCTTTTCACCCTGTTTCAGAAGAGAAGCCGGAGCTGCAGGAGCTCAAGAACGAGGACTTGTCAGAGTTCATCAATTTCACAAGATAGAAATGTTTGCTTTTACGACTCCCGAACAGAATCAAATAATTTTTGATAAAATGCTGGCAACGGCAGAAGATATTCTTATTTCTTTAGGGCTCCATTATCAATTATCCTTATTAAGCACAGGAGACATGTCCTTTACGGCATGCAGGACAATCGACGTTGAGGTATGGCTTCCCGGACAAAGCCGTTACTATGAAGTGTCCTCCATATCGAACTGTAGTGACTATCAGGCCAGACGGTCCAATATCCGTTATAAGGATCAAGACAACCGTCTTCATTTCGCACATACTTTAAACGGTTCCGGTCTGGCAACTCCTCGATTGATGGTTGCTTTGCTTGAAAATAATCAAACCGTCGATGGCTCTATCATTATTCCTCAAGTTTTAAGAAAATATCTAAACGGAATGGAAAGAATCGAGATATTATGA